Within Ipomoea triloba cultivar NCNSP0323 chromosome 9, ASM357664v1, the genomic segment tataaataagtCAAATGCATCAACAGAAATTATTCAATATAATGCTCTTAATGCAAATGCAAGAAGAAGATTGCATAATGAACTGTCCTGTAACCCTTTAGAAAGGTTttctgtttttccttttctttgatTTTAAGGGTATTGTTATACTGAAAATAGCATATTTGGTCTGTTTTGTTAATATTCCTTTAAATTTGGACAAGAAACCAATAAAAAAGCTTAAATGACAAGGGTAAACATGAAATTCAGATTTCTTCTACTTCTGGTTATATGAGAAGAGCATTTCCGGTCTTCTACTCTTCTAGTGAGTTTATTGACAAACTTCAAGCTTCTATATAGGATGTATACCTTTGTTTACCACAAATTGGaacaaaatttgtcaaataaactCACAAAAAATTGGAAACATTTGTCTAATATAAAGAGAAAAGGATAAAATCAAATTTCCTGTATAGTGTATACAACTGTCATTTaaggttttttttgttttttttttcaaatctaatGGAATATGatcaaaattaacaatttagaaATAACTAAGGATCAAAAGTAAACACAAATAACTAAGAGACAGAGTGTAATTTAGTGACCAAATTAGTCATTTTCCAtggtagtagtaataataattacatcTTTTGtcacaagtaataataattacacaaaaaaaggTATTTGAGACCGGTCTAAATCaagatcaataataataataataataataataataataataataataataataataataatgtttttttttgtaaaatattaataataatgttttactCTAAAAATTATCAATGCAGAgaaaaagatatataaatactaaaatacggAGAATAGGGAGAACTTTGTAAGGTATTAGGAGACCGtatcaaaataatttcaaaaatgaAATGGAAGCATAGGTGTGAAATATAAATGTTGAAAAAATGGAGCACCTGATAATGGAGGTGAGGGCGTTCCTGGAGGCGCTTGAATTCTTCCGGCTGCTCGAAGTACTTCTCCATCATGTCGATGAACCGATCGTTGTCTTCGGCGGAGCAGCGTGGATCTTTCACCAGCAGAGCTCCGGTGTCTGCTAGGGTTCGGCTCACTTCGAAGCAAAGCGTCATAAGTTGGGGATCCAGCTGTGCCTCCGGACAGGAGCCGAGTGGGTTCGAGAATTCCAAGTACGAGCTCAAATCGATCACCGGAAGCTCCATTTTGCCGCCGGAAAATAGCTGATTGCGATCGGTTCGGTGACAGAGAAGGGATTTGGGGGAATTTGGAGCGTTACTGATGAAAATGGCTTGGCGGGAGAATATCTACTTGACTTGCGGGCAATCAGCGCACGTAAGAGGATTGTGCACTCCAAATTCGGGAAAGTGATTGATTCTTTTACCTTTccgaaaaaaataatttattgcatTTCCCCCAAACAATAAGCGCTTTAATAAGTGTCCATAATGCATTTACAAATACACTCCAATAAGAATTAGGAAATTCCACCCGTTTTTAACGTAaacttttctaatttttaaattgttaaaaatattttaattgctataataattattatctatactattaataaaaacaatatcattaaCTTTAACTTCtagcccaaaacactcctataagAATTGCgtgatattgtaaaaatatgataatacaattcgtatTCGTAACAcgattgtacattaaaatatggtaatacaattcctaatagaatatattatttcctacgttcctattcgtaatacaattctagattaaaattaataaacctaataactaataatacagtacatatatttccctgtacatatatttccctgcaatacAATCTCTGAAAtgtaacttcccgcccaaaacactccgaTACTATTAAGGAtggtgtaatattgtaaaatatggtaatacaatttctatttgtaacacaattgtacattaaaatatgataatacaattcctaataaaatatatattctttcttacGTTCCTAatcaatttctaataaaatatatattcttccacGTTCTTAttctaatacaattctagattaaaattactaaacgtaataatacagtacatatatttccatgcaatgcaatctatactattaataacagacaaaaacttgtgtgagaccgtctcaccatgagacggggcGGGgcaggtcgggtcaagatgtaaatgtaccacttatatgcacaaatgccatacttatatgctcaaatttaatactaatcaggaataaaatttttgttacttattagggtaaatgtaatacttttaagggaaaatacaatacttttacatttcaatttaaaagtattacattttcctcaaaagtattatatttgcccttataagtgagaggcatttgtcaacattacttattatgaaaaatgtattattttttctcttataagtaacaaaaattgtattttttattagtgttatatttgagcatataagtgtgagatttgcacatataagtatgacatttgcatggtgtattgacccgacccgacctgtctcacgaataaggatccgtgagacggtcttacacaagtgtgacccttaataaaaataatatcatcaattttaacttcccgcccaaaatactcttatactattaatgattgcataatattgtaaaatatgataatacaattcctaataaaatatattatttcttactttcctattcgtaatacaattttagattaaaattaataaacctaataatacagtacatatatttccctgcaatacaatctatactattaaaaaaacaatatcctcaactttaactttccgcccaaaacactcctatactattaaggattgcgtaatattgtaaaatatggtaatacaattcgtattcgtaacacaattgtacattaaaatatggtaatacaattcctaataaaatatattattccctacgttcctattcaattcctaataaaatatgttcttccctacgttcctaatctaatacaattctagattaaaattactaaacgtaataatacagtacatatatttccctgcaatgcaatctatactattaataaaaaaacaatatcctcaactttaacttcccgtccaaaatactcttatactattaaggattgcgtaatattgtaaaatgtggtaatacaattcgtattcgtaaatcgtaatacaattgtacattaaaatatggtaatacaattcctaataaaatatattcttccatacgttcctattcgtaatacaattctagattaaaattaataaacttaataatatactacatatatttcccgcaatctatactattaataaaaataatatccttaactttaacttcccgcacaaaacactcatatactattaaggattgcgtaatattgtaaaatatggtaatacaattcatattcgtaacacaattgtacattaaaatatggcaatacaatttctaataaaatatattctctgAACgaccactacaagaaaaatgcacataaacaacggttaaaaaccgttgtctttgaggtaaaatttctgttgttgaaactggtgttgttaaaagtcatgcacatagacaacggtttttaactgttgtcttttctagaaaagacaacagttttttaactgttgtctattgagtgttgttgaaaccggtgttgttaaaagtcacgcacataaacaacagtttttaaccgttgtctattgagtgttgttgaaatcagtgttgttaaaagtcacgcacataaacaacggtttttaaccgttgtcattTCTATAAAAGACAAcaggtttttaaccgttgtgtattgagtgttgttgaaaccggtgttgttaaaagtcacgtacatagacaacggtttttaaccgtacgttgtcttttctataaagacaacgatttttaaaccgttgtctattgattgttgttgaaaccggtgttgttgaaagtcacaggcatagacaacggtttttaaccgttgtcttttctatatAAAACAATGGTTTTTAACCGTTATCTATTGTATGTTGTTAAAACAAGCGTTGTTGAAAGTCACATCGatagacaatggtttttaaccATTGTCTTTAATAtataagacaacggttaaaaactaTTATCCTCACATTCATAAACAATGATTTTAAACCATTGTTTTTAACCTGTTTTGATTTTaagcataataatataataaaaacaatttatccATACACCATcattgtctttgtagtgttgtgtattcaagagCACTTAatagacaacacaccaacgacaacggttacataataccattgtcttaaaaaaaaattagagcgTGTAACGACAACGGTTttataaaatcgttgtctttgtagtgttgtgtattcaagtgcgcttaaagacaacacacaaatgacaacggttaaataaaaccgttgtctttttaaaaataaagactgAGGAaaaacaacggttttaaaataccgttgtctttgtagtggtGTGTATTCAAGAGCACTtaaaagacaacacaccaacgacaacggttaaataatactattgtctttaaaaaaaatacgcacatagacaacggtttttttaaaaccgttgtctttgtggtgTTGTCTTTtcacaaaatgcacaaagacaacacactaaagacaacggtatggtaaaaaccgttgtctttggcaaaagtgttgcgtcaaagacaacggttttggaCAAAACTGTTGTCATTTaaacaaaagacaacacttttgttaaaaactgttgtctttgtggtattgtctatgagcatttttcttgtagtggacATTCGTGCCTGCAAGTgcactcaactgattatcctaTTACTCCtaggtaaatttttctctaatatagttatatttacaaaatatcaaaatatgaGTGTatctcaagatcttgcaataactaaccgacaagtaattaaattaatgatatataatgcaatgcaaattatctacatattgcatttatacacttattttagaacactgaatttttgtgatatttgttgcatgcaaggaagactcatactatagtttatttgtcaattcttatatgttataaatcataatatcataagaaacggatactttgttaaaatatgaagcatgagtagtctGCCAATCAACGGTTATGAACATcacatttcaacagtttggatgggcatcattccaaaaagccatacactccatttggtaatctggagtAAAGTTTGGATTAAtagtttagatatatgattcatacattctctgatatatttttgtttattgcctgATGCaagtatgatgatttgaattttgagagcaaagaaacaagctcgaaacatgcttatatgcttgaatggtcttacatcaaagttactacccactatattttttggTGAATAAGAGGGACTAAGAGTCCCGAGGTTAGCGGCGCCTGCAAGTAACATAGCCCGAGGCGTCACGTTGGAGAAGCCCAATCAACCCCTCAAGGGGGTGGTCAAGGATAGTCGTTCCCCATTGCGATTGTTGACCCATATTAGCCAAGAAATCAGCACATTGATTGCTCTCTCAATAGATGTGGACAACCTTATACTCGAGAAACTGATCCAAAagctccttgcaatctttgacAAGCGTGATAGCATCGGAGGTGGAAGCCGCATCTCTGTGTAGCACTTGAACCATAGCTTCAGAATCCATTTTCGCAATGAGTTTGGTAAACCCTCGGTTTTTTGCAAGGAGAAGACCTTCCCGAAGACCCCAAAGCTCCGCCAGGAAACTGTTCGCTGATCCAATGTTACACGTGTAGCCCACCACCCAGTTGCCTCTATGATCACGTAAGAGACCTCCCGCACTCGCTAGACGCGATCGGGCTTTCATTGCGCCATCGGAGTTAAGTTTGATGGTGTTCAGAGTAGGAGGCAACCACACAACCCAGGAGCTAGTTGTTGTAAGAGGCCCGGTTCTTTTGGAGAGGAGAGCATGCGCTTCTTTTGCCTCAGCATTGCTCCGGTTAAGGATGTCGGTTGGTGTCATACACTTGTTGTAAAAAACCACACCATTTCTTGCCTTCCACATATTCCACAGGATGTGAGGAAAAATCAGCCCCCATCTAGTACCATTGCCATCAGCGTGATGAGTGGTGCAAGCAGCTTCAATCCACCGCAGCAAGGGGAGATGATTGGATGACCGGAAAGCGGCTGGAGGCGCAGCAAGATCCCAGCAGGCTTCTGCGACAGGGCATTGACGGAAAAGGTGATCCAGCGTCTCGTCGTCCTCACTGCAACCCGGGCAGAGTGCCGAGTCAACAAGCTCGCGCCGTTTACGCTCATGATTAACTAGGAGGCCGTTTTTGGAGATTCTCCAAATAAAGAGTTTGATCTTTTCCATGCAGGTGGCACGCCAGATCCAGGAGTGGGAGTCTTCGTCGCCATCGGAACCTGCAACACGAGAAAAAGCGGATGAAACTGTTACCATACCTATGTCGGAGTGCGGCCATGTGAGCCTATCTTCTTGGTTTGGATTGCATGAGATAGGTGTCGCACGAATAACGTCCACAATCTCCGTTGGAAAGTTGTGCTGAATTGCCGAGACGTCCCAAGAGCGTTGTTCAGTAATCAAGTCTTTAACCATAGTATCACTGCCTGAGCTTTGGACGTCGATGTTGGAATTAGCAGATAGAGGACCGTCGCCCGCCCACCAGTCATTCCACACGTTAATCTTATGTCCATTACCGACATACCACTTCATGCCATCAGCAAGGACATCTCTTCCCTTCATGATGCTCCTCCATCCCCACGAGCTATTATTTTTGGTTTGGAGGTGAAGAAACTCATTGTTCTTGACATATTTTTCTCTAAGAATCTTGACCCATAACTTGTCGTGATTCGAGAAAATTTGCCACGCCATTTTGGTGAGAAAGGCAGGGTTAAAATCCCGGGCCATTCTGAGTCCCAGGCCACCAACATCCCGGGGTTTACATATTTCAGACCAACTGATAGTGTGCAACTTTTTGGTATTGTCCGCATGACCCCAAAGGAAATTCCTACAGATTCGATCAATACCATTACAGGTACTAATCGGAATGGCCATAGCTTGCATAGCATACGTCGGCACCGTAGCAAGCGAGGATTGGACCAGGACTCTCCTACCTGCCATGTTAAGAGAGGTTGTTTTCCAAGTAGCGAGTTTCCTTCTCATTTTGTCAATGACCGCACTGAAGGTGTTCGCAGAGATTCTTTCATTAAGCATGGGGATGCCAAGATATGTACCGAGGTTGTCCGCCACCGGTACTTGGGTTATGCTCTTGATGACCTGCTTAAGACCTGCATTGACGTTAGTGGAGCAGAAAATAAGGGATTTAGCGAGATTTACCTTAAGACCCGAGGCATTGCTAAAAGCATTGAGGCACTCCATCATGGTTTTTGCTTGTTTTTCTGAAGCCTCACCAAACAGCATAAGATCATCTGCGAAGAAGAGGTGGGAGATCCCCGTACCCCCTCTAGAGACATGAATAGGTTTCCAAGAGTGGGTATTGACCCTGTTTTGGATATCATGTGTCAGTCTTTCCATAACCAAATTGAAAAGATAAGGAGCCAGCGGGTTACCCTGCCGGAGACCACGTCCAGGACTGAAGGGATGCGACCCCCATTCCAAAGAATTGAGATGGAGCTTTCCCAGAGGGAGAAGAGGATGAGATCAATAAGGCGTCTCGGGAACCCGAAGTTTTCCAAATTGCTGTCAAGGAAGTCCCACGATACGCTGTCATAGGCCTTCTGGAGATCAACTTTGAAAATCATTTGCTTCTTCTTCAGCCTCTTATTGTTCAAGGTGTGAACTATTTCTTGAGTCAGAATCACATTATCCATGGTGGATCGACCTGGTAGGAAACTATTTTGGTGAGGCCCAATCAGCGTGTTCATTATCGGTCTAAGACGGTTGACAAGGACCTTAGAGATAACTTTGAAAGACACATTAAGTAGTGTAATAGGTCTGAAATCAGCAGCTGTTTCTGGGGTGTCTTTTTTAGGAATGAAAGTCATGAAGGCTTGGAGGAGGGAGTTATGCGTGCACCCATTCTCAAAGGCTTGATTGACCGTTTCCGACATTGCTGGCCCTATCTCCTCCCAGAACTGCTGGTAGAAAGCCGCTGGTATACCATCTGGTCCAGGGCTCCCGTATTTTTTCATCCCAAAAACCGCTTTTTTTACTTCCATTAGAGAGGCTCGATGGAGCAGAGAAGACGCTTGGGCCGCAGGAATTTGAAAACCAACCGGAATCGGGTGAAGATGATTGTGACCCACTTGGTCCGTCCTGCAAAAGAGTGAAGCAAAATAATTAGTAATATGTTCAGTCAGAGAAGACGGATCGTCTGTCCAATCCCCATGCAGCTTGAGGAAGCGAACACGGCTTCTATTCCTCTTGATTAACGTAGCTTTGTGGTAAAAGCTAGTATTTCTGTCTGAggtaatacccaatatagtccttgactataagggttttactcaatttagtcctaagtgactttttgtacttaattaagtcctcgactttgatgattttacttaatttagtcctctgttaataATTCCGTTTATTAACTGTTAAATGCAGGGTTATTAGGGTAATTTATCATCCATAATCTCTTTTGGTCTTCTTCCCCTCTGCACGCAGAAGTACTGAACTCCATCACCAAACCAACTTTAATCCTAAATTAATTTCCCTCTTCTTTATCAAGTGTCTGTACCATGGATTGAAAGAGAAAGAAATTGATTTAGGATagtgaacaaattaaaagaagaaaacttTATGGGCATATAATATTGCAAAGAAAGCAATTGCAGCATACGAGCAGGAATTTAGGAATTGTAAGCTCTAAAAGGTTATTCTATTGAATTAAAATTGCTTCAGATCATTTTGAACCATTTCCCAtgctaaaaaaaatgtcaaaggCCTACAACTGCTTCAGATAATTTTGAACCAAGTACACACTCTAAACTGATTGTGAAGGTGGTCATCACCTAGACATGACCGGACTACTTAATGGAGAGACAACAGAGGAGTTGAAGAGGAAATCGGTGATGTATTTACAATTGTCAGGATCTACCTTCAAGGATGATGGGATGAAGAGCGTCTCCTTAATTTGCATACCAGATTCCTTGGTGACATCAAGTCAAGGCTAGCAATCAAGGACCTCAAGCAACAGAAGCACTCACCACCTCGCACATCCCCGAACATCTTCCACTGTCACCAAAATCCACCTGCAACTTCTCATAATGTCAATTAGTTTCAATCCCTACCCATATTTTCTTCCATATTTCTCACACTTCAAAACATCAATctgcaataataataactagtattgtacccgtgcgttgcacggctGTGTTTAACTGTACTATGTTGCATGACTAATTTGCTTTGGACTACATGCATGCCAAACGTATATTGAACGGAAATTATGATTATCAACattcaacaattattaaaaagttcATGGTACGtatgattaaatattattaagtaTTACACAACAATTAAAAATTTGCAACCTTCTTGGTACACAACATTAATGGAACACAACATTCATACAATGTACTTACTACAGTACTGCAAAAAGAAATTTATACTACATgtttacaaattattgaaaacctcaTGGTACACAACATTCGTAGTATAATTGTTACTCTCTGCATCATCATTTGATATTAAGATTCTAAACCCTTTAGGGTTACTAACACGTGAAGCAGCAACATATAATTGGCCATGAACAAAAACAGGTTTCTTTAAGAGTAACCCAACATGCTTTAATGTTTGACCCTGGCTTTTGTTAATGGTCATCGCATATGCCAACACTAAcggaaattgtcttctttgaaaatTGAATGGAAGCCTTGTATTTGTTGGCGTCATTGACATCCTTGGTATCAAGACGATTTGTCCAGCGTTATGACCAGCGACAATTTTTGCCTCGATAACATGCTCTGATAATCTAGTGATAATAAGCCTTGTGCCATTGCAAAGTCCCATTGCGTGAtctatatttctcaacaacatgACTGGAGATCCCACTTTAAGAGTTAAAGCATGATTAGGAATGCCAGATGCTTTTAATCCATTAAGGAATTCTGGAGTGTGCATATCCGATAGGATGCCATTATTTGAATCCGCCTTATACACCGTGTCGCAACTTAGGTATGTCCGGCTTTCAGCAACATGGAGATCTGTCATATATTCATTCACTGCATTCACAACATCTAGCGTGGGGGCTAATATCGCACGACTCTCCATGTACTCTTGGTGACAACACCCTTCTTTGAACATTGGAAAAATATTATCCACAATAGTTGCTATGTTGTCCCCTGTCGATGGCAACAACATTTCTTGAGGAATTTTAACTTTGGCATAGCCGTCATTAGGGCCTCCCAAGATACCATCGCCGATTTGGGCCAACCACTGGGCAAAATCTTTAATATCCTCAATATTAGCACCTTGTTCATCTGTATTTAGGCGAAGATTCTTTGTTAACCTCAAGACTTGACATGATCCCCACAAGTAAGAAGAGTTTATTGTTGCAGAAACAATATCTTGCCTTGATCCTTTCGGCACAACCGGTAGTATTTGTCTAAAATCACCTCCTAATACCATCGTTTTACCACCAAATGTCTTACTACCACTATTGCAATCTTGGACCCGCATAATATCTCTCAAAGTTCTATCTAGACATTCGAAgcaatgtttgtgcatcattggtgcttcGTCCCATATTATAAGCTTTGCAGTTATCAATAGTTGGGCAAGATGGCTACCTTGAGATATGTTGCATGTCGAGTCTTCTGTAACGGCAATAGGTATAGCAAACCGCGAGTGAGCTGTCCGACCGCCTGGCAAGAGCAAAGAAGCAATACCGCTAGATGCAACATTAAGGACCACTTTTCCTTGTGACCTTATTTTTGCAGAGAGTGGTTTCCAAACAAATGTCTTTCCGGTGCCGCCATAtccataaacaaagaaaaagccgCCCTTCTGTTTTTGTACATTATTTAGGATCGTGTTGTACACCAAAGATTGCTCATCAGTTAATTGACTTTCTAACCTGCCGCTCTCTATAAGTAGAGCATCCCGATCATATCCAAGCTCATCACACAACAAACGATTGTTGTGGTTCCAAGATTCTTCAAGAATTGGAATTGGCATATGAGGGTAATCTTTCAAGGACTTGTTGTACTTTTGTAACAATCGCTCAATCTCAATTAATGCTAAATTCTTCTTCTCATCATCAGACAAACTCAGATCTGCATTTTACAGAGtgcattgttaaaaaaaataaatgctaTTAACGCTATAGTacataagttaaaataattattaaaacacaatAATTTTAGAATAGAATACTTACCATCATTGGAGAATAACCTCCGCCTATTAAATAGTACGTCCTCTGCCAAGTGATGCCATACTTGACACCATACGTTTTCGGGCCGGTTAACCAAGTTGGATGTTAATAAGACTACAAAAAGTTTTCTCATTGCTGTTGCAGTAGACCAAAGACTTGCTTCATTGATTGCATCTATGTATTCTCTGTCATCATCTAAAAGCCCTCTTGCATAGCATGCATCCATAAATGATGGATATACTACACCTTGATACGACTTGATGTCATCAAAATTAGTAGGACCACGAACTACATTTAAGAGACatctcaaataataaatttctcCACTGCCAGGCGGTACGTAAAATATTCTTCCAATAGAGAAACCCCTCTTCCTCGGAT encodes:
- the LOC116029578 gene encoding uncharacterized protein LOC116029578, which translates into the protein MAICRAKGYPNLFITFTCNPKWPEIQRYMLRSNLKPEDRPDILCRVFKIKLDELVKEIRAGKLFGKVVAVVYTIEFQKRGLPHAHILIFLERRPQGFTADMIDQFISAEIPDPIMDNAYFNAVDEFMIHGPCGRARPKSPCMANNKCSKHFPKKYADVSTLDDDGYPIYRRRSNGRTVDKNGIKLDSRYVVPHNRYLLLKYKAHINVEWCNQSRSIKYLFKYLNKGNDKVTAEFYKSTADDHASEHVDEITMFYDCRYVSACEAAWRLLSFEVQNRHPPVERLSFHLPDCQSVVFQDDDRIENVLSRPTVYQSMFTAWFDANKKFQSARELTYIDMPTRFVWKKDIREWHPRKRGFSIGRIFYVPPGSGEIYYLRCLLNVVRGPTNFDDIKSYQGVVYPSFMDACYARGLLDDDREYIDAINEASLWSTATAMRKLFVVLLTSNLVNRPENVWCQVWHHLAEDVLFNRRRLFSNDDLSLSDDEKKNLALIEIERLLQKYNKSLKDYPHMPIPILEESWNHNNRLLCDELGYDRDALLIESGRLESQLTDEQSLVYNTILNNVQKQKGGFFFVYGYGGTGKTFVWKPLSAKIRSQGKVVLNVASSGIASLLLPGGRTAHSRFAIPIAVTEDSTCNISQGSHLAQLLITAKLIIWDEAPMMHKHCFECLDRTLRDIMRVQDCNSGSKTFGGKTMVLGGDFRQILPVVPKGSRQDIVSATINSSYLWGSCQVLRLTKNLRLNTDEQGANIEDIKDFAQWLAQIGDGILGGPNDGYAKVKIPQEMLLPSTGDNIATIVDNIFPMFKEGCCHQEYMESRAILAPTLDVVNAVNEYMTDLHVAESRTYLSCDTVYKADSNNGILSDMHTPEFLNGLKASGIPNHALTLKVGSPVMLLRNIDHAMGLCNGTRLIITRLSEHVIEAKIVAGHNAGQIVLIPRMSMTPTNTRLPFNFQRRQFPLVLAYAMTINKSQGQTLKHVGLLLKKPVFVHGQLYVAASRVSNPKGFRILISNDDAESNNYTTNVVYHEVFNNLTDQVGHNHLHPIPVGFQIPAAQASSLLHRASLMEVKKAVFGMKKYGSPGPDGIPAAFYQQFWEEIGPAMSETVNQAFENGCTHNSLLQAFMTFIPKKDTPETAADFRPITLLNVSFKVISKVLVNRLRPIMNTLIGPHQNSFLPGRSTMDNVILTQEIVHTLNNKRLKKKQMIFKVDLQKAYDSVSWDFLDSNLENFGFPRRLIDLILFSLWESSISILWNGGRIPSVLDVVSGRVTRWLLIFSIWLWKD